From the Psilocybe cubensis strain MGC-MH-2018 chromosome 6, whole genome shotgun sequence genome, the window ATGGTTGTTCAGGCGTCTCCATACTGTGTCAATGGCCTCCCTGATCTGGACGTCGTTCCCTGTTTCTTTGAAACCAAAGAGATAGCAAACTCAGCGGTAGACACAAAGCTGTTTAAATCACAGCAAAGGTTCTCCATCCTGCGTGATGAAAGAGTTTCCGGCCTCGTTCGATCCTCTGAGGTCGAGTACTGTGAATGTCACGACCAGCCCATTTTACACGCTATGATCGACGAAATTGCTGGACGAAAATGCAGCTCTtgggaaaaagaaatatttcTCACCTTTCTCTCCACCTCTGTCGTCATTATGCGATCCAACATGCAGTCCCGGGCCTACTCCAAGTTCCCCAAGGAACCATCTATCGGAATTGAATTCGATCCCGGTGAAAGCGATTTAACCAATGACGAAGATGGGGAACAAGAGGCATTTAAGAATTATTTGACAAAGTGGGGGAAGAGGTTAAAGAGAGGTAAGATAACTGCAGATCGCTGGGACGCGGCGTTTgagaaatggaggaaaaTGCCTCATGAAGCTCGAATTCGTATGGGAGCTGCGAAATCATCTGAGAAGTGATCTGTGTCAATGAACGTGTCTTCTGCAATTTATGTATTTATTCCAGGGATTAAGTAGGAGAGGTCAGAGTGGACGATCCGCGATTCAGGTCATCAGAAGAAAGTCTTGCTATTCTGCTGAAGGGGACGCGTGAATCGTGAGTGACGCAAATTTCATCGTGGGGAGGGGGGGGTCAGAGTGAATCCCGCTTAAGAAGCAAATTTTCGCATTCAGATTCAAATTCGATTGGTGCTGAGTAGATGTAAACAACACTGCTGACGCCCATTAGTATATGTCAAATGAACACGAATTATATAAATACACGTTACGCGTTTGATTGTGTGCTTTTTGTTGGTATTTTTCAGAGAAATACGCTTCAGAAGGGCATTCCGGACCATATTTCTCTGAAAAATGACAACAAAACCTTGATATCCATATACAAAACGTGTTTCTATTTGACATAGGCTATGCGAATGGGTGCCCACATGAATTAGAAACACGTTTTGTATATGGAAATCAAGGTTCTGTTGTCATTTTTTAGAGAAATATGTTTTCCGCGCCATATTTTTGTGAAAAAATGCCAACAAAAACGCTAGTTGATATACAAAACGTGTATTTGATTTTGTTTTATCTGAAACTAGCAGTGCCTCCGTGCTTTGCACGGAAATTTGGGCTGCAATTTATCATGTTATTTActttgattttattgataaaTCATTGACCGTCGGGCGCCCCTATTTTAAGTATGTCACGTGCCTCATGTAGTGAAACTTCCACGCCAGCAATCCAGCATCACCAATTCGTTGCTGAACTCTCCCTTGACCTCCGCAAACGTTTTCTACACGGTTCTCAACTATCACGTCCATACCAGACGGGGGATAATATGAGAGATCCTACTAAAATGTATTCAACAGGATGGGCATTGTTTCTCTATAATGGTGCGTCTTGCTGCTCTTCAAATATACACCTCGGTTATGACGGACTGGGTTGTTTGGCAGAGGCTCGAAAATGGTTTACGATAAATTCTCTCTTCACTGCGCCAGTCACGCTCATAATAAACGCGCCATTTGGACGGTTTACCCCCAAGGACCAGTCTAGCATCTTCCTTGTCGACGGAGTCAAGTCGTGGATTTTGATGGAGCTTGTGTCACCATTCACATTCATCTACACCTTTCTTACCTCCCCACTTTCGGTTCAGGCTCCCCCTTTGCCATCTTTGACGGAGCCCCATGCGATCTTGGCCTTGTGTTTCTTGATTCACTATACCAACCGGGCGTTGGTGAACCCATTACGCACGTCGTCGCGTTCCAAGGCGCATTTGATCGTGACACTCTCCGGCGTCACCTTCAACATTCTCAATGGGTGTTTGATGGGATCCTACCTATCATCTCCTTTCGCGCGTATCTATCTTGCTGCTGGTCCACGCTCGTCTTTTTACGTCGGACTCACGTTGTGGGTGCTGGGATTAGCCGGTAACATCTGGCATGACGAAATCCTGCTCGACATACGCCGCAAAGCCAAGTCCAAGGGGAAAAGCAAAGTGGTGCACGGAATGGAAGTGGATGGCAGCCGTGCCCGAACGGAGCACTACGCGATCCCACACGGCGGGCTGTACAGCTTGATCTCATACCCCAATTATTTCTGCGAGTGGATAGAGTGGTTTGGGTTTGCGCTCGCTGCGGCGCCTTTCCCGTTCCAGCTTTCGCATCTTAAAGGGTTCACGTTCGCACTCGTCACATCCAAGATCTTTGATCCACAGACGTACACGTCAATATTGAAGATGCCGGCGCAGAATTTTGCGCCTGACTTGTCACCTCCTTGGATATTTTTGTTGACCGAGATCGTCCTCATGCTGCCTCGTGCATATCGAGGACACCAGTGGTATCACGAGAAATTCAGAGACTCGTATCCACAAAGTCGGAAAGCTGTCATTCCGTTCATACTCTAGGTTATCTAGGTACATCCTGTAGACTACTTAACACGGCATTGCATTGAAATTTCTTAAAATATCCACTGGCGGCTCAATACCTATTTTAAAGGGACTCGCATTTTACTAGCTCACTTTCGCAGAATAACCCGCAGTGGTGTCGCCACCATTACATCCCAAATTAGTTTCCCGCTACCGTTTCTTTTTGACTGACGAGGCTTTAGTTGAATTAATTGTTCACAGGAATACATATCGAGTCTGGATAAAGTACGTTGGACCTTTCAACACCCCATCATTTCACATGGGCAGCCTGAATGGTAAAATACAGCACATTGAGTATTCTGAATTAAACTGGACCAAGATCAAGTCTCACATAAAACGTCGGCAATACACTCGCACATTCCCTGTTTAATGTATCAGTGGCATATCTTACATATGAGTTGAGATCAACCGTCTCCGAACCTCACAACACTCTATGTGTGAAAGTGGGAAAGAAAGTTGAATCAGTTTGGTTCCGCAGACGAATGGGTAACATCGCACCAGAGCATACAAAAGCTCCTAAAACACCGATGCAGCAGTCCTAGTTGAAAAAGAGAGCAAAAAGCATAGATTTAGACCAAGACCACCGGGTCTCGAACAACCGTAAACCAACCTTCGCGGCACCACCTCCTCGGATGTGCGATGCCCCAGAACCAGGCTGGTGCTCGTTATTTGCGTTGGCGGGCATGGAAACTCCGTGAATGAAGCCTAAAGGGGGACGTAATTATCTAGGTCACAACGCACCGCTCCCCTGTGCTGGACTTACTTCTAGCTGCGCCCGCTGTGGGTTGGGTTGTCACCGGGTTTACTGTTTGCGGATACGTCTTCTGCGAGAGGCTGGGTGATTGGTCCATCGCTATAAATTTTTCACAGGGTGCCCGGGATGCAGTTATGAGAAGCTGAGTGAATGAGTGAAGGAGCCTGGAGGAGTGTGAGTAAAACCTTTGCATTTGTGTAATATAAAACATAGGTGAAACATTGGAATCTCGGCAGAGGACCGCCAGGTTCAATGTCTTTGAGAGGGCAGCAGCCTTTTGGATAACTAGTATATTAATGGCATTGTAAATATCTACACAAGAATATAGACACCCTGGAGGAGGCATCGTCGCATCAAAGTGTGGAACTGGAAGGAAACAATGAAGCGTTAGGCGCTCTACGATGGATCCACCTTGCGGCAGGTATGCCGGGTGATGGCCATCGGGTGCCCACATGggattttgtttttcttccaACGCAGAACCGTTTACTTCTTCTGAGATACCGGGGCATTTGGATTCATATCATTGTATTTCATGCAATGTGACGACTTTGTAGTTCATTAAATTACACCCACAGTATATTTATAGCTACTTCTGTCTTCTCCTGTGAGGAGGGAGCATAGGGGAAATTGTCATGGCGGAAGCAATTACCATGGATTTATGTTCGTGAGTAGTCATGAGTGATGTTGGCGTTGTGTTGGCGTTGAAGGCGACCTTGAAGGAATTTACGTATTGAATGTGATTCGATGCTTTTAAAATCCTCACTAATGTCACTACGGTTGCATATGTCCTTGGATTACTGTTCTCGTTGATTATAAGGCACATTTGAAAGCCTAGAATTGAATTGTCAAGTTCACCCACTACCACGTCTCATCGAGCCTGCATTTAATGATCACCGAAAGTTAAGGTGTATCCTAATTCAGGTCAGCGATCGGCTCTAGTAAAATGGTCCACATCATACATTATGgtttgacattttttgacATCTTTCATCATTTCCACGCCGTCGGATGATCTACCAGAAAGGAGGGATGTTCGCTGCTTATTTAGGGTACATACACACCCtattctcttctcttctttgccCTCATATTCTCCTTAGCCACCATATGCCTCAAGTTTCCCTTGAAGGACTGTGTATAGGGAAAACATGCTCCCCCAGCAGTCGACTCTAGCGTGGTCCAGTGAGTCTGCAAATCTACATCTCAGGGGCTTCAACGCACTCCTAACACAGTTGAACCAAGTTATCATCAGCGTTCTTCACGTCGTCGCCATTGTGTCGACGACGTTTCGGCTTTGCCATCGTCTATACAAGCGGCAGATGTGGTACGACGACTACGTGGTCATCGTCCCTCTTGCGTTTGACTGCGTGTACTTTGTCATGTTTTGGAAGGCGTTGACGAGCAAAGGTGGGTTTCGAATCACCTGGAGCATTGGAGgcggtggaggtggatggaggtggatgtgcAGCTCAGCTTAACCCCTGGTTCATTGCCAGACTATCTGCGATACCGCAACAACGTGCATTTCTTCACATCGTTCATGTTCGGGTTCGTAGTCAACGCCATCGTTCTCTGGTGAGTGCGCGTACATACACTCTACTACACACATATACACACACGCAAGTACATACTAACGCTTTGGCGCTTGGTGGCCCAGGTTCTCGCGCATCAGCCTGGCACTGTCCCTCGCACGCATCTTTCCTCGCGGACACATCGCGCGGCGGTTTTCGCTGTGTATCGCCGTGCTCTGCTTCGTGTTCTTCGGTACTACCGTCGGGCTCACAATCGGCCTGTGTCAGAGCAGCGGACGGCCGTGGTACCGGATCGACCCGCATAACTGCAAGAAAGGCCCAAAGGGCATCCCTATCAACGGGCTCGTGGGCGTCTTAGGTCAGTCCTCATTTTCCTTTCCCCCACCTACCCCAATATTCAAAGCATGCCTCGCATGTATATTGAGCTTGTCATATTTTACTGACGGACCTGCACGAACACATGCATATAAATGCGAACTcgtaaaaataaataaatagcGGATATACTGGCGGACACGGTGCTTTTCCTCGCGCCACTCTTCGTGCTGCGCCGTGTGAAGCTTCCCGCTCGCGAGCGGCGGATGATTCTAGCTGCGTTCTCCGGCAGCGTCCTCACACTTCTCGCCGCGGTGGTGTTCGGCGTGTTCTGGTACTGCCGCGTCAAATTCGGGTCGCCGGCGGGCAAAGTCGTGCTTAGGCTCGTTGTGGCACATATCGAGGTAGGTGGGCCAGCCGTGGCGTGTATTTCCCCCTGACCTTCGACACATACTGACTCGTTGTTATTCCACCCTCGTACCCGCCTTTCCTCAAATTGGACCTGGCCTtttattttgattttttttcgatGGTTTTTTGACACAAAGACAACAGTGGCGATGATAGTGTGCAACCTCCTACTGATCACAATGTTCCTCTACCGTATCTTCCGGCGAATACACAGCGTCGACTCAGCGCCAAAACACACACCACTAGCCGCGCACGCCGTTGCAAACCCTGCGCCGCCACCAGTACCTCTGCTGCCGCTCCCTTCTGACAGCTCtaacaacaccaacacctcccATGACTCGGGTGACGCTACATCTGTATCAAgaacggggacggggacggggacagggacagaagGAGCGATTGAGGATCCGAAGAGGATTGTGTGTGTCCCGTCAGAAGGAGACAGCGGGTCGATGTTGATTTCCAGGTCGAGTGTACTGACGCCTATAGTGCTCACGCAACTCGATACTGCAGGGATGGAGTGGGATATGCTGGACGCGCCGATGACTGAGCCTGAGAGGTCGTCCGCGCTGACGTTGGCGTTGGAACTGGTGCCAGGATGCAccacagaggaagagaggggtgtggatgtggatgtggatgtggatgtagTTGGAAAGACAAAAATGCAGGAAGAATACGAAAGCGTGGGGGATAGCAAAGGCGAAGTGGAGCGTTAGGTGGAAATGGTCACTGTCATCAGATGCTGATATGTGGATTGGCTGAGGGATCAGTAGGACATTGGGAGGTAGGCTTCAGCAAGATGCGGTCACCCACGTCTGTCCCCTCGCTAGGGCAGTACATAGATGCGGCTTTGGAAGGCTGGCGTGGAGCGTACTTTCGATCGTGGTCACAACTTCACTGGAAGATGGTGCTTGGTAAGTTTATTTCTATTCACGTGTTCGTATTGCTTGACTGAATTTTTTAGACTCGAGTTCAAGACGCGTTCTTACTCTTATGTTTCGACTCAATTCTCTAGCCTTTGGTTTCTCTGACATGATTATCACCGTTACAGCTGGACAGGACAATGGTCACTTCAATTTCCTTTGTTCAGgttccctgtccctgtccctttCCAACGGGTCATTCACCATCCCACTCTCGGCTCCGAATATTCCGAGATTCACATCTTAAAGAAAAAGGTTCAAATCCAAGCTTCAGAACGTTGCCCTGATTGGACAGAAGAATGACGGAGTCACAACACTCGTCTCGTCTCCTGAATCCGAATCCCGGCGCTGTGCCAGGATACGAGAGTCTGTCTTGCCATGACTCTTTtactcttctttcttcttccaatTTCCGTTGTAGACTGTGCGACTGTGCCAAGTTGCGTTGCGACTGGCGGGAAGTGATTCGTGTTGTGGTCGTGCAGCGAATGTATGAAATGCATACTCCGATATGGCAGTCCAATGATTCGGCCACTTGGGTACGTGGATGGGCGGGCAGGGAGGTTAGGGGTCAGAGTCAGGGTCGGGGTCGGTGTACGTAGACCAAGGATGCTTGTCGTATTTGTATGTTCATAGCCCGGAATGGTGAATGCTCGGATCACAAGTTGGTCAGTACGTTACCTGTACTTGAAGGAGGCGCAGAGTGGAATGAGCTTTTAGTTCTGTTGTACATCTAGCTATAACCTGAAGTAGAAAAAGGTTGATGTGACTCAAACTGGCGCGCTGATATAACGATTGGAAGAAATGCAATATATATTGTACGTCgcatgatgatgattatgatgatgatgacggtggtggtggtacaaTGTGGATGCGAGACATAATACATCATAGTATGGTATATAATCCTTTTATCGAGTAACCATTTTGTTGGCAAGTTCGACTTCTACGTTGTCTGTGAATCGTATTCTGTAAGGTCCAAAATGGTGTTGTAAGTTCGAATAAGTCCGAATGGCGTCAACGTCGGCGTCCCAATTCTACACACCCCTATACGCCAAGAAAAGATCAAGCGCTTAAGCTTTAAAATTTAAGCGCCCAACGACAGACTCTGTAGTGGCACAGCATCCTCGTCGACATCTCGCACCAGCCGCGCGTGAGGGGGGAAGATCAGTGTGATCCGCCCTCTTCCTTTCCCGGACCCTTTCCCTATCCCTCGCGCTGTCCCGGGCCCTCTTCTGCTCCTGCTCTGcttcgctgctgctgcacagCAATACGACGTACCACGCCGCTCAGTCTCATATCCCTCCCTATCCTTTCCCCAcccatccacctccaacccCATCCCCCATCCCTCTCTCAACGCGCGCATCACACATGCGCACCTAACCTGCAGCGCGGCGCGCTCGGCGGCTTCGGCGCGGGGCGAgagcgaggaggagatgatATGCCGGTTTGTTAGTGTGAATGTAAGTGTTGAGTTGGTTGGCGGTTGAGGGGATGGGGAGGTAAAAATTGCAGGAGAGGGGAATCCTAGACAAGTACACACATCCTCactctcctccgcctcacCCCAACTCGTACTCGCGTTCACACTTTGACCCGcaacctcctcttcctcgtccacACTCAAACTCAAATCCAAACCCATCGCCCGCCTCACACACCCCCACACCCCACTTCCCCCCCAATCCACATCTAACAGCACCTCCGGCCCATCCGCCACCGGGAAATACATAAACCCCACTTTCGCTTGCACATCCAGTCTCTTCAGCTGGCCGCGGCGGGGTAGGGACGACAGGAGGTTcgtgaggaggaggagggaggaggagagagggagggtaAGGGGCGAGAAGGGGATATGTAGTGAGAGGGTGTGCAGGGCTGTGAGTGGGGAGAGAGTGGGTGTTGGCTGGTATAGAGGGATCCCTAAGGGAAAAATGGGGGAGGGGGTTAGTTGTtcgttattttttttgtggtgTGGTTACAAAAGAACATTCGAAAAGCAAACGTACAAGCAGTCTCATCCATACTCAACAAATGCAGCTCCTCCAACGACCCTCCCGCAAGGTCCAGAACAGCCTGTATCTGATCAACCGAGTTGTCGTCCATATACGCTGTGAACGATGTGAGCCCCGACAGATCTAACGCACGCGGGTGCAGGCGCAGAAGTGTATCGAGCGCCTCTTTTGATTTACGATGCGTGAGGTGTTTGAGTTTAATTCCTCCCCCATGTCCATatccatgcccatgcccatgctcATGCTTGTACGCGTACTCGTCCTCAGCGAAATCAACAACGGAAAGCCCGAGCGACGTCAGCTGTACACAGGCCGTGATAGCCTGTACCGGCACCCTCCCAAGCCGGCGCAGATCGAGCGTCGTGATGTGCGGTGCGATGAAGGGTAGGAAGAAGGCGGTGAGCGAGTGCGCCGGATCCGCGAGGTCGCGAGGCGCGGCGGTTGCGAGGGTTAGCGTGCGCAGAGGCGAAATGCGCTGCAttaggaagaggaagggatttgtaaatgaagaggaagttgTGTTTGAATATGTGGAGTTGTCTTTTAGACAGTGCTCgtcctctgcctcttcatAGTGGTACTCCGCGATACCACACTCATGCGCACCTGACCACGCACCATACGTAGGAATCGGACACGCACCCTCACCCTCCATCGACTCAAGGCTCAGCTCCTGTACAGCGTCTGCCAGTGCAGGGTTCGCCTCGACTAGCGCCGCGAGTTGTGCAACGCGGCTCCGACGCGCGGAGGGTGAGGCACCGCGGATATGTATGTGGGAGAATATGTGGCGCTGGGCGCGCGGGCGGAAGCGGCGAGAAACGAGGGTACATGGGAAGAGGTGGGCTAGTGGTGTgcttgaggaggaggcgaGTGTATCGAGTATGAGGTCGATTAGCTCTTGTGCGAGTTCGGGCTGAGGCATCGTGTTTGTTGTCTAGACTCTAGGAATAGAAGGGTGGTGGGTGTATAACGATTCCGTAGACCTTTGAGTGAAAGAATATAGCGGGCTGAGCGGGCCCGTTAACGTTACTGAGTACTCGGGGCACAATGAAGTGAATGATTTGCACTTTGCAAGGAGGAGGATCGTCAGATCAACTGGGGATCGAATATTGAATGAAG encodes:
- a CDS encoding hypothetical protein (Uncharacterized protein C9.08c) — encoded protein: MYSTGWALFLYNVTLIINAPFGRFTPKDQSSIFLVDGVKSWILMELVSPFTFIYTFLTSPLSVQAPPLPSLTEPHAILALCFLIHYTNRALVNPLRTSSRSKAHLIVTLSGVTFNILNGCLMGSYLSSPFARIYLAAGPRSSFYVGLTLWVLGLAGNIWHDEILLDIRRKAKSKGKSKVVHGMEVDGSRARTEHYAIPHGGLYSLISYPNYFCEWIEWFGFALAAAPFPFQLSHLKGFTFALVTSKIFDPQTYTSILKMPAQNFAPDLSPPWIFLLTEIVLMLPRAYRGHQWYHEKFRDSYPQSRKAVIPFIL